The following are from one region of the Colius striatus isolate bColStr4 chromosome Z, bColStr4.1.hap1, whole genome shotgun sequence genome:
- the RIOK2 gene encoding serine/threonine-protein kinase RIO2 isoform X2 → MGKLNVVMLRYLSREHFRVLTAVEMGMKNYEIVPASLIASIASLKHGGCNKVLRELVKHKLLAYERTKTVQGYRLTTAGYDFLALKTLSSRHVINSVGNQMGVGKESDIYIVANEEEKQFALKLHRLGRTSFRSLKNKRDYHKHRRKMSWLYLSRLAAMKEFAYMKALHDRSFPVPKPVDYNRHAVVMDLIDGYPLCQVHHMEDPAAVYSDLMDLIVKLANHGLIHGDFNEFNLILDNDDHVTMIDFPQMISTSHTNAEWYFDRDVNCIKEFFKKRFNYESELFPTFKDIRKECSLDKEIAASGYTKEMQEDDELLYPAGSDVDDNTTEVSEFVEDAESKLNVLSKDEENNAGFVHEVDDFSESRTSNNFMYSNEEFDTTESSENTQRLNMSKLSSALEKLEGQVRLCKSSEDAESSAVVFFKGKTTTEDDAEAGNQTGQGEFCNDMENENKCPDLVNFSTLNEELRHHRKEENVIPECRTRTESITSVRSAGSCSTIPPRFCIVCIRKISAEFVFFFNPRL, encoded by the exons GTGGAAATGGGCATGAAGAACTATGAAATAGTCCCAGCTAGCTTAATTGCTTCCATTGCCAGCCTTAAACATGGTGGCTGTAATAAGGTTTTGAGAGAGTTGGTGAAGCATAAGCTTCTAGCTTATGAACGAACTAAAA CTGTCCAGGGTTATCGGTTAACTACAGCAGGATATGATTTCCTTGCTTTGAAAACTCTGTCTTCCCGACACGTAATAAATTCTGTTGGAAACCAGATGGGTGTTGGCAAAGAATCag ATATTTATATTGTGgcaaatgaagaggaaaaacagtttGCTTTGAAATTACATAGGCTTGGAAGAACTTCCTTTCGCAGTCTGAAAAATAAACGTGACTATCACAAGCACAGACGTAAAATGTCATGGCTATATTTATCGCGGCTGGCAGCAATGAAAGAATTTGCCTATATGAAG GCTTTGCATGATAGAAGCTTTCCTGTTCCAAAACCTGTAGACTACAACAGGCATGCAGTTGTTATGGATCTTATTGATGGCTACCCCTT GTGCCAGGTGCACCACATGGAAGATCCTGCCGCTGTCTACAGTGACTTAATGGATCTGATCGTGAAACTTGCCAATCATGGTTTGATTCATGGTGATTTCAATGAATTTAATCTCATATTGGATAATGATGACCATGTCACTATGATTGATTTCCCTCAGATGATATCAACGTCACATACAAATGCTGAATG GTATTTTGACAGAGATGTTAACTGCATTAAGGAGTTCTTTAAGAAACGCTTCAACTACGAAAGTGAACTCTTCCCAACATTTAAAGACATCAG GAAGGAGTGTTCTCTTGATAAAGAGATTGCTGCCAGTGGCTATACAAAAGAAATGCAGGAAGATGATGAACTGCTTTACCCAGCAGGTTCTGATGTGGATGATAATACAACAGAGGTATCAGAATTTGTAGAAGATGCTGAGAGTAAACTCAACGTACTCagcaaagatgaagaaaataatgcAGGCTTTGTACATGAAGTGGATGATTTCTCTGAAAGCAGAACCTCTAACAACTTTATGTACAGCAATGAAGAATTTGATACAACTGAAAGTAGTGAAAATACACAGAGGCTGAATATGTCAAAGTTAAGTTCAGCCTTAGAAAAATTGGAAGGGCAAGTTAGGCTTTGCAAGTCCAGTGAAGATGCAGAGAGTTCTgcagttgtcttttttaaaggcaaaaccaCAACTGAAGATGATGCTGAAGCTGGAAATCAGACAGGTCAAGGAGAATTTTGTAACGatatggaaaatgaaaacaaatgccCTGATCTGGTTAACTTTTCAACTTTAAATGAGGAATTAAGACATCACAG AAAGGAAGAGAATGTCATTCCTGAGTGCAGAACAAGGACTGAAAGTATCACATCAGTCAGAAGTGCTGGGAGCTGTTCCACCATTCCACCT AGATTCTGCATTGTGTGTATCAGAAAAATTTCAGCAGAATTCGTCTTTTTCTTCAACCCCAGGCTATAA
- the RIOK2 gene encoding serine/threonine-protein kinase RIO2 isoform X1: MGKLNVVMLRYLSREHFRVLTAVEMGMKNYEIVPASLIASIASLKHGGCNKVLRELVKHKLLAYERTKTVQGYRLTTAGYDFLALKTLSSRHVINSVGNQMGVGKESDIYIVANEEEKQFALKLHRLGRTSFRSLKNKRDYHKHRRKMSWLYLSRLAAMKEFAYMKALHDRSFPVPKPVDYNRHAVVMDLIDGYPLCQVHHMEDPAAVYSDLMDLIVKLANHGLIHGDFNEFNLILDNDDHVTMIDFPQMISTSHTNAEWYFDRDVNCIKEFFKKRFNYESELFPTFKDIRKECSLDKEIAASGYTKEMQEDDELLYPAGSDVDDNTTEVSEFVEDAESKLNVLSKDEENNAGFVHEVDDFSESRTSNNFMYSNEEFDTTESSENTQRLNMSKLSSALEKLEGQVRLCKSSEDAESSAVVFFKGKTTTEDDAEAGNQTGQGEFCNDMENENKCPDLVNFSTLNEELRHHRKEENVIPECRTRTESITSVRSAGSCSTIPPEMVKHKIKRQLTKHQKCALRLRLQKGEANIYTKQRRENMHNIKSSLDAASFWG; encoded by the exons GTGGAAATGGGCATGAAGAACTATGAAATAGTCCCAGCTAGCTTAATTGCTTCCATTGCCAGCCTTAAACATGGTGGCTGTAATAAGGTTTTGAGAGAGTTGGTGAAGCATAAGCTTCTAGCTTATGAACGAACTAAAA CTGTCCAGGGTTATCGGTTAACTACAGCAGGATATGATTTCCTTGCTTTGAAAACTCTGTCTTCCCGACACGTAATAAATTCTGTTGGAAACCAGATGGGTGTTGGCAAAGAATCag ATATTTATATTGTGgcaaatgaagaggaaaaacagtttGCTTTGAAATTACATAGGCTTGGAAGAACTTCCTTTCGCAGTCTGAAAAATAAACGTGACTATCACAAGCACAGACGTAAAATGTCATGGCTATATTTATCGCGGCTGGCAGCAATGAAAGAATTTGCCTATATGAAG GCTTTGCATGATAGAAGCTTTCCTGTTCCAAAACCTGTAGACTACAACAGGCATGCAGTTGTTATGGATCTTATTGATGGCTACCCCTT GTGCCAGGTGCACCACATGGAAGATCCTGCCGCTGTCTACAGTGACTTAATGGATCTGATCGTGAAACTTGCCAATCATGGTTTGATTCATGGTGATTTCAATGAATTTAATCTCATATTGGATAATGATGACCATGTCACTATGATTGATTTCCCTCAGATGATATCAACGTCACATACAAATGCTGAATG GTATTTTGACAGAGATGTTAACTGCATTAAGGAGTTCTTTAAGAAACGCTTCAACTACGAAAGTGAACTCTTCCCAACATTTAAAGACATCAG GAAGGAGTGTTCTCTTGATAAAGAGATTGCTGCCAGTGGCTATACAAAAGAAATGCAGGAAGATGATGAACTGCTTTACCCAGCAGGTTCTGATGTGGATGATAATACAACAGAGGTATCAGAATTTGTAGAAGATGCTGAGAGTAAACTCAACGTACTCagcaaagatgaagaaaataatgcAGGCTTTGTACATGAAGTGGATGATTTCTCTGAAAGCAGAACCTCTAACAACTTTATGTACAGCAATGAAGAATTTGATACAACTGAAAGTAGTGAAAATACACAGAGGCTGAATATGTCAAAGTTAAGTTCAGCCTTAGAAAAATTGGAAGGGCAAGTTAGGCTTTGCAAGTCCAGTGAAGATGCAGAGAGTTCTgcagttgtcttttttaaaggcaaaaccaCAACTGAAGATGATGCTGAAGCTGGAAATCAGACAGGTCAAGGAGAATTTTGTAACGatatggaaaatgaaaacaaatgccCTGATCTGGTTAACTTTTCAACTTTAAATGAGGAATTAAGACATCACAG AAAGGAAGAGAATGTCATTCCTGAGTGCAGAACAAGGACTGAAAGTATCACATCAGTCAGAAGTGCTGGGAGCTGTTCCACCATTCCACCT gAAATGgtgaaacacaaaataaaacgTCAGCTGACCAAACATCAGAAGTGTGCTCTGAGGCTGCGGCTGCAAAAGGGAGAGGCAAATATTTATACCAAACAACGTCGAGAAAATATGCACAACATTAAGTCAAGCTTGGATGCAGCTAGTTTCTGGGGATGA
- the RIOK2 gene encoding serine/threonine-protein kinase RIO2 isoform X3, whose protein sequence is MGVGKESDIYIVANEEEKQFALKLHRLGRTSFRSLKNKRDYHKHRRKMSWLYLSRLAAMKEFAYMKALHDRSFPVPKPVDYNRHAVVMDLIDGYPLCQVHHMEDPAAVYSDLMDLIVKLANHGLIHGDFNEFNLILDNDDHVTMIDFPQMISTSHTNAEWYFDRDVNCIKEFFKKRFNYESELFPTFKDIRKECSLDKEIAASGYTKEMQEDDELLYPAGSDVDDNTTEVSEFVEDAESKLNVLSKDEENNAGFVHEVDDFSESRTSNNFMYSNEEFDTTESSENTQRLNMSKLSSALEKLEGQVRLCKSSEDAESSAVVFFKGKTTTEDDAEAGNQTGQGEFCNDMENENKCPDLVNFSTLNEELRHHRKEENVIPECRTRTESITSVRSAGSCSTIPPEMVKHKIKRQLTKHQKCALRLRLQKGEANIYTKQRRENMHNIKSSLDAASFWG, encoded by the exons ATGGGTGTTGGCAAAGAATCag ATATTTATATTGTGgcaaatgaagaggaaaaacagtttGCTTTGAAATTACATAGGCTTGGAAGAACTTCCTTTCGCAGTCTGAAAAATAAACGTGACTATCACAAGCACAGACGTAAAATGTCATGGCTATATTTATCGCGGCTGGCAGCAATGAAAGAATTTGCCTATATGAAG GCTTTGCATGATAGAAGCTTTCCTGTTCCAAAACCTGTAGACTACAACAGGCATGCAGTTGTTATGGATCTTATTGATGGCTACCCCTT GTGCCAGGTGCACCACATGGAAGATCCTGCCGCTGTCTACAGTGACTTAATGGATCTGATCGTGAAACTTGCCAATCATGGTTTGATTCATGGTGATTTCAATGAATTTAATCTCATATTGGATAATGATGACCATGTCACTATGATTGATTTCCCTCAGATGATATCAACGTCACATACAAATGCTGAATG GTATTTTGACAGAGATGTTAACTGCATTAAGGAGTTCTTTAAGAAACGCTTCAACTACGAAAGTGAACTCTTCCCAACATTTAAAGACATCAG GAAGGAGTGTTCTCTTGATAAAGAGATTGCTGCCAGTGGCTATACAAAAGAAATGCAGGAAGATGATGAACTGCTTTACCCAGCAGGTTCTGATGTGGATGATAATACAACAGAGGTATCAGAATTTGTAGAAGATGCTGAGAGTAAACTCAACGTACTCagcaaagatgaagaaaataatgcAGGCTTTGTACATGAAGTGGATGATTTCTCTGAAAGCAGAACCTCTAACAACTTTATGTACAGCAATGAAGAATTTGATACAACTGAAAGTAGTGAAAATACACAGAGGCTGAATATGTCAAAGTTAAGTTCAGCCTTAGAAAAATTGGAAGGGCAAGTTAGGCTTTGCAAGTCCAGTGAAGATGCAGAGAGTTCTgcagttgtcttttttaaaggcaaaaccaCAACTGAAGATGATGCTGAAGCTGGAAATCAGACAGGTCAAGGAGAATTTTGTAACGatatggaaaatgaaaacaaatgccCTGATCTGGTTAACTTTTCAACTTTAAATGAGGAATTAAGACATCACAG AAAGGAAGAGAATGTCATTCCTGAGTGCAGAACAAGGACTGAAAGTATCACATCAGTCAGAAGTGCTGGGAGCTGTTCCACCATTCCACCT gAAATGgtgaaacacaaaataaaacgTCAGCTGACCAAACATCAGAAGTGTGCTCTGAGGCTGCGGCTGCAAAAGGGAGAGGCAAATATTTATACCAAACAACGTCGAGAAAATATGCACAACATTAAGTCAAGCTTGGATGCAGCTAGTTTCTGGGGATGA